Genomic DNA from Vanrija pseudolonga chromosome 3, complete sequence:
GCCCAGCCAGGCACGCCATGTGGATGGGTAGCCCCTGGCAATGTCGACAACACCGCCAGAGACCACTGGCCTCTCGGCAAACATGATGCCGAGGGTCTCGGTCGATAGGCGACGAAGAGggacctcgtcggcagctCGAAGGTTCTCCTCCAGTAACGGGATGACGTTCATCAAGAGGGTCGGGGCGTTGCGGAAGATGGCTAGCAAGACCTTGTGCGAGTCTTGCAGGACGGTAACGTCGGACGGGGAAGGGTCGCGGCCGTGCTGGAGCTGGATCTCCGAAAAGTGCTAGCACGTCAGCAAAGGtctgctcgcgccgcactcaccgcATACACTGGTCGCTGCAGTTTGAGCGCGCTCCTGTTGcagacgtcgacgacgagctggaaTGAGAGGTTGTCTGGTGTTGAGCCGTGTGTTTCAAACTGGCTGAAGATGCTCTCCATGACTCCTGATGGGACAGATTCGGTCTCGTTGAGCACCTCGGTGAGGATGCTACTCAAGTGGCGAATGAGGTTCTTGCTCATGTCGGGTCTGGACAAGTCAGTCGCGCCCCAGGATCATCACGTACCGCACAATGTCCACAAACGACTCGAAGTAGGTCGTGATCAGGTCGTCGGCACCAGGCAGGTCGCAGATGAGGACGATACTCTTGATCGTCGCCAGGCTGTCGAGGAGATACACATACTCGTTGTAGTAGGGGATCTCAGTGATGCGCCCACCAGTGAGCGTGGTCTGGTTGTCCGCATTCGCGTTGGATTTCTTGCTTGGGGCGAGAGGACGCGTCGTGTTGGGCGTGTACTTGAGATTCTGGGTGATCTGGACGATGAAGAACTGGAAGATGTCACGCAGCTCTTCCTCGCTGTACTCTGCGTCGGGGGCGTAGAGGCGGAGGATGTCGgcgaggcagcaggcagcgtACGCCTTGACTCCACGGCTAGTCTGGTCAGCGACGCgtattgttgttgttgttgtgacTCACTCCTTGTGGTGGAGGATGACGGGGTTGATGAGCTGCTTGCGGACCGCGTCTAGGCTCTTGATGTCTGTACCATCCTGCTCGAGTCCCTTGAGCGCGATATGCAGTGTCTGGTTGTcagctggcggcgaggcaaTTGCTCTGCCCACCTTGAGTCGCTTGAGGAGGCCGTCTGCGCCAGCACCCTTGCCCGACTGAACGAGCTTTTCGTTAAAGTCGAGCCTTTTGAGCTTTGCCGCGCGTGGAGGCATGTTGAAGGGTGATACGCGTCAGTCGCTGTGCGACTGGAAGAGGTGTTGAAATGTATCGAGGGTGCGAGTCGAGTGGGAAGTGAGGAAGGGGGAGGGAAGGTTGTTGTTGAGAATCGAGACAAGGTCGGCGCGTGATGCAAGACTGTGTGTCTAGGCCCGTGGTGGTCCAGTCACTTGGCCATTCCATCagaccccgccgcccgccccgccgctcgctccccgTTTGAtttcagcagcagcgacgcgtcgagggccGGCCACTGCACGCGCGCTCATTTCGCCACCAAGGAAATTTGATCCCGTCATGTTTGCGTCCTCTGTACGCGTCAAAGGGAAGGCCATGAGGCCAGCCATGCCAGCCAGGCCGCGCTtgcatgacgccgacgacggccaccaGCTATATACTTTGGTCTCTCAATCAGCAACAACATTTCGGCCATCGACTGCCCCAATGCTCTCCCTCTCACAAAGACGGGCAAGCATGCCTCGCTCATCATCACCACTCAACCCGCATCGCTCGTCATCCCCGCCCATGTCGAGCCCAACACCTGCGCCTCACCCTTCCCTGCCCCTGCacttctcctcgccgactAGGCCATCATCCTCCACAccgtcgcgctcgcactCGGCCCCGCGCCCATTATCGGCAAGATACACGCgtccgacggcgccgcgccgcacgtcAGGCTCAGGATCCCTCTCCTCGCCTGATCTCTTTGGCGGCGAGCCtggcacgacgccgacagaGACGGCCATGTGGAAGGAAAAGCTCCAGCGCCGGATACaggaccgcgcgcgccgcaagaaggcgcacgacgccgacattgcccgccggcgcggtaacgagagcgacgagtatgtggacgacgacgaggcggagcggcgagcacaggaggaagacgaggaggtgggttACTGAGCACACGTGCGAgtgctgacgccagatcTTCCGCCGCCTCATGGTCCTCCAGCGCAGGCGggaggagcacgccgcgctcgtgtcACACGAAGTCGAGACGGGCGGTTCGGACCCCAACCTCCCCGACTTTtgggaggacgagctcgacgccttTGCGGCCGAAGAGCGGCgtctcctccgccaccttgacgacgacgagtacgagtACACAATACCCGAggagacggaggaggagctctgggagctcgaggcgagcgcggctGAAGAGGCCGAACGCGAGGCTGAAGagatcgccgtcgccatgcgcgtcgaggaagagATGCGCATGAGAGCCGCCAATCCCCATGTCCACGTTACCGACTACGACCAGATGTTCTCCGCGCCGGTCGACTTTGACATGGACGACGCGATGGACGTCGAGTAGAGAGCCacacgccgcgacgacggacTCCCCACCCTTGCGCAATCAAGGCCTGCGCCAAACACCAGTTGTATTGTACCATGTCTCCCCTCATTGCATCATCCCCTGTCAATAGTGTTTCAATAGCATATGCATTCTGCGATGGTGGTTTTGGAGGTGGCGAGATCTGCATGAGGAGACCAGtcccgcgtcgtcgtcggtcaaAGGACTTAGTAgaccttcttcttctcgtcgaccGAGAAGCCGCCAGGGCCCATGTTgacgagcaggaggaggccgccgacaatgGACAGGGTCTGGAAGAAGTCGTACTTGAGGAAGTCACGCTGGGGGTGAGCCGAGTGGACGCTCCAGAAGTTGTTGATGAGGACGTTGAAGACGCTCAGCAGGGTGACGAGGAACGAGGCGCTCCACTTGGCCTTGaagccgacggcgaccaTGACACAGGCGATGAAACCAAAGATGGAGACGATGACACGGGCCGTGGTCCAGTTGCCCTGGACGATGAAGCCGATGAAcaggaagacgaggaggacacgGCCGGCGAGCTGGAAGCTGAGAGACGGATTAGCATTGTCTCCAAcgacgccacacgccacccGCCACTCACTACTTGCGGCGGTCGTTCTCCGAGATCGAGGGGAGACCAGCAAACAGCTTCTTCTTGCTCTGGAGCGAGTCGGAAAGGACCatgaggaggccgccgatgACGCTGAGGTTGCGAAGGAAGAAGGACAGGTCAAACAGGAGACCGTAGCCGAGACCCTGGAGGACGacaacgccgaggagggcgaggaccgcAAACTCGGGGAAGCGCTTGGCAATGACACCGTACGAGCCCGCGACCATGGCCTGCAGCAGCGTCAGTATGTGCACCGAACAACGCTGCGCCACGACGCCCCGAGCGGCAGGGGCCTCCACCGGCAATCACTCACAATGACGTTGATCAGGAGGAACAGGTGCGCGAGACCCCAGGGGATACCGCGGTGCCTACAGTCAGTATCGGTCgtgccagcgcgagctcacTTCTGAATGTACCACAGCTGGTCCGACCACTGGGTGAGGATGCGGAGGGCATCTAGCTGTTAGCTACATTTCTCAAGccgccaactcaccctcGAGGAAGGTCACAACAATGAGGAAACGCGCAAGGGCGGGGATGTACGGCCGGATAGGCTGCGCGTGTCAGTGCCATCGCCCGGCGCCATCCTCTTCAACCCACCTGGGTGTACTGCTCGATCGCGTCCTCGATCTTGCTCGACACCTCCTGGATCTGGGCGACGATCTCGTTCTCCGAGCGGGGACCAGTCGACCTGGACCCAGGCGTCGCAATGGGATCAGGCGTGTAGCCCTGGTTGAAGGGCGCCTGACCGCGGTTCGGGTTGAGGTGGATACGTTGAGACATTGTGGCGGCGGAGTTGGTCGGTGAGTGTGAGCCGGTGCAGCTGctgtcgtgtcgtgtcgggGCAGAGGGGACAGAGAGGGTCGGGGCCAGCAGGGTATAGAAACGTGGAAGGCAAGGTGCTGCACCTGCGATGGAGTTGCTACTGCGGATGAGATGGCACAATGGTGAGTTGGTGATGTGGTCGCCGTTGTGTGTTGTtcggtcgtcggcggcgtcgcgctggcaGTGGACCAGTGGATTGCCGTCATTGTCGGGATCAAAATCCGTTCGCGTTCTGTGCCACGTGTCGCCATCTCAGCCTGCGAGCAAGCTGGTGACAACGCCTGCCAGCCCTCCACCCTCCCGCTCCCCCTCGTCTCCCCGACGCAAGCCACCGACTCTCCTGACGTGATAAAACAATTTCAATCAGTCCGATCCACCCAGGGCAGTAAAGGTGGCAGGTGCACCCTACCAGCACTCGCCGCAAAAcaggcaccaccaccacacagACAAACAGTACATCACCGACCACGGCCACCCAATAGCCCCGCACCCTcttgcgcgcgtcgtcgccggcctccCCAATTGCCGCTCGTAACCTCTTGATCCTCGTTACGTCGTttgctgcccttgcccttgataCTGTCCAGTCCAAGAGCGTATCGCAGCTcttgctcgtgctcgtcgaccggcTCGCCTCCATCGCGCGTAAAGCCTGGAGGGTCGACATTGTACGCTGGCCCGCCAAACTTGCGCCGGCATATCGACGACCCATGCTCTTGGTACTCGGCGCGTGTGACCGCGTACGACGACAGGTACACATCGTTTGACGTGAGAGCGACAGCTGCTTGGTATGCCGCAGAGGTTGGTCTGTCCCGGTGTCAGGGTTGTTTTCTGGTGCCAATAACCGACTTACTCGTACACCTCATAAATACCCAACTCATAGTCTATTGGGCACAGGGCTCTCAGATCGCGCTCACTGAGGACGTCAGTAGTGTTTCGACTGGCAGCAGTTACTCACAGCCGCTCGCCCAGTGCCTCCACATTGCCCAAGCCGCCGATGATACCAATGTTGGCCCAGAACATGCCCTGGATGTCGGGTGGCAGTGTCGAGATGACATAGGCAATGGTTTCTGGCAGTCCAGTTTGGTTCAAGCCTTTGGTCGTCAGCATCGGGTCTCGCGTCCACACTCACCAATGTCAGAGGGGTGGAACAGGAGCTCGTTGCCGGCAAACCGCTCGTTCTCCATCCACAGCACCTGCTCCTCTTCGTCGCCTGTCGCGCGCTTGGGTTTGTCGGATCCATCGGCCTCCTCAGCGCCTTCTGGAGGCGCAACTGCGTTCGGCCCGGACCGAATGTACCCTGTTCTTGACAGAGACTTGGCCGAGAAGTCGGGCAGGACGTATTCTTGCACGATGGGGTTTGCGCGGGGAGATCGTCTGAAGCGCTGTGAGCTGGGCACGCGTTGGATCTCCGTTAATTACCCACTTGCACTTCTCCAGGTCTCCTCGCCAGTCCATTGACACGTAGCTACAAGCCTCGCGAACAGAGTTGACGACGTAGGTCTGGTCCAGCATGTTCCACTGGCGGAACGAGATGAGGTGCTTGAGGTGATTGGTGAGGAGCTTGCCTCCCACATCGATCCTGCGCAGTGTTAGGTGTCATTATTCGAAGCACTCAAACCTAACTCACCTCTTCACGTGGTCCCAGAGAACATCAGCTCCGCGTATTGGGACAATGTGGGTGAACGAGTAgccgacatcgacgacgatcATACATTCTGGTGGAatgtcggcctcgttgcTGAACAAGCCGCCATATGGGATAAGAGAAGCCGCTGTGATATGTCAGCATCATTCAGTGACACCCCGACTCACGTGTGCACCGGTAGTAGCTCGAGAACTCCCACTCCTCGAACACCATCTGGTCGTACGTCTCGGCGATGTTTGGCAGATTAAAGTATGGCTCAGTGACGAGGAGCGACGTTTCTGGGGGCTTGATCTGGATGTCAGTTGGAACGCGCATGAGTTCACCTACATccatcgcgctcgagctgaaGATGTGGTCCCAAATcatcttctcggcgtccCACGACACGAGCATACcctgggcgtcagctcgcgTACCGGCGCAACGCCTACCCTCTCAAACGGCCGGCGGAAGACCGCGCCGCTCAGATCGCGACAGTTTTCTATATCATCCGAGACGAACAGACGCTTGTCTGCCCTCGACCGCACAATCGAGTTGGGGAAGAATCTGATGTGAGCGGGTGCTCATACCAGGGCCACCCACCTtggctcctcgtcgacgcctgATATCCCAGCTTTGATCGTGTACGCCCCATTGTCGAAGATGAGGACCGGCCCCTGTTGTGCCATTGAGCAGCTGGCTGGTGCGTATTGTTTGAGCAACAGCAGAGCATCAACAACCTCGCGATGATGGCGAGTCTGATGGAGGACCAACCTCCACCAGCGCGGCCATTGACATTTTGATCCCGTCGCGTCCTTTCGATTCGCCGTCTGCCCAAGATTGACATTTCTGGAACACCATGTGCAAGCTCGTATCTTACTCACCACTCTTAAATCACAAATAGCAAACCCCGTGCCTACTCCCCtcaccatggccgacgaggaagtCGACTGGGGAATGGAGGACGAGGCCTACGCCGGGTATGCGGACGACGACTGCCTCAGCTTaggtggcgacgacgagtatGCTGCAGATGGTAAGTGACATTTGCCGCTGCGTCGTCTGATCTCGTCCAGTGGGCCCAGCAGTCGAGCcaacagcgccgccgccaaagcctGCTAGCTCACCAGTCAAGCCGAAGAGCACCCCATTGCCATCAAAACCGGTCGTCTCGCCTCAAAAGCTGCAGAGTGCTCACCTCCCTCCGAAGCCGGCGGGCAGACCAGCACCGGCTGGCCCTCGTGCGGCCGAGACCAAGGCACCCGCGCAACCTGTCAAGGCAAGTCGACCGCACTCGTCGCGGACAATGGTTGACAGGGGTGCGACCCGCATAGGCTGAGCAACCGGCTGCTTCGTCATCTGCGCCCACGGTCGAGACCAGGGTGGAGACAAAGCCGACTGATGGAGATCGGCGCCAGCCCGAGGCGCTACCCAACGCGGGCGCAGAAGACGGCGAACCGCTCCCAGATGGCTGGCAGAGAGTCATGTCCGTGTCGCAGGGCAAGTACTTTTACCACCACGTCGAATCGGGGCGCACATCATGGGACAATCCTTCACTCGAGGCCAAACCAGCggacaaggtcaaggaggaggttgCAGGATCTGACAATGGGGCCAAGGTGGGCGCGTCCGAGACGTCGAAGCGTTCGACGCCTCCCACTGGACCGAGAGAGGACCGCCAGCCGAGCAACGGGCGAGACGATCGACCGGCAGTGAACGGGGAGCGCCGAGACCACGACAGGCAGTCGTCACAGCCTCGGCAGGCATCGACgctgcctcctcgcccgGCGGCCGCGTTGCCGCCTCGTGAGCGGGATGAgcggccaaggtcgagcgCACCCGACTTTCGACACCCCGACCGCCTCCCAAGGAGCCGCTCGCCCCCACGGCGCCCACCTCCCGGACCCCAGGGCCGTGGTGACAGCTTCCGAGGTGAACGCCTTCCTGACCGCTGGCCGCGCCGTGATGACCGACCGCCAACAACTGCAGCTCCGCGTGATCGTGAGCCTAGCGGCCCTGGCCCACAGGCCCGCCCAAGGAGCCGCTCACCACCGAGGCGTCCGCTGCCTGCTAGTGGAGCGGACCACCGGGGTGACCGCTTCCGCCCTGATAGCAGAGACCGCCTCGAACAGCGCGATCGTTTCGACCACCGAGACCGTGAACCGCGACGTGACGACCGGCCTCCGGCAGGGCCACCACCCCGACGTGATGATCGGCCAGCAGTAtcggcaccaccgcctcgacacgacgaccgcccagcgccgcagGCACCGCATCCTCGCCCCGACGAGCGGGCTCCCTCAGCATCAGCGCCTTCGTCCTCTGCTGCAGCAACGCCAGCACGGTCGCATCGCGAGCGCGATGACAGGCAGTCCGTTCCAGACATGCGCCACCCCGACCGCAGGGGAAGGAGTCGATCACCTCCCAGGAGGCCATTAACAGGCGCCGGTGCTCTCGACCAGCGCGGAGACCGCGCCCGTTCGGACGATTTCAAATGTACGTTTCCGTCTCCTCCGCTCGACGTGTGTTTCGGCCTTGTGGCTCCGCTGGTACTCGCGGCTTCGTGACCAAGTGGAGCCTTACATTCGCGCGACTGGCGAGGCAACTCTCGAGGTGTGCAACTGCTTACACAACTGCGAACAGCCGTCCGCAGCCCGCCTCTGCAACCACCGCACGgaccccgaggaggagattcgatcgctgccgctggtgccCCT
This window encodes:
- the ARP6_1 gene encoding Actin-like protein ARP6; amino-acid sequence: MAQQGPVLIFDNGAYTIKAGISGVDEEPRFFPNSIVRSRADKRLFVSDDIENCRDLSGAVFRRPFERGMLVSWDAEKMIWDHIFSSSAMDIKPPETSLLVTEPYFNLPNIAETYDQMVFEEWEFSSYYRCTPASLIPYGGLFSNEADIPPECMIVVDVGYSFTHIVPIRGADVLWDHVKRIDVGGKLLTNHLKHLISFRQWNMLDQTYVVNSVREACSYVSMDWRGDLEKCKRSPRANPIVQEYVLPDFSAKSLSRTGYIRSGPNAVAPPEGAEEADGSDKPKRATGDEEEQVLWMENERFAGNELLFHPSDIGLNQTGLPETIAYVISTLPPDIQGMFWANIGIIGGLGNVEALGERLERDLRALCPIDYELGIYEVYEPTSAAYQAAVALTSNDVYLSSYAVTRAEYQEHGSSICRRKFGGPAYNVDPPGFTRDGGEPVDEHEQELRYALGLDSIKGKGSKRRNEDQEVTSGNWGGRRRRAQEGAGLLGGRGR
- the SPCC970.06 gene encoding Surfeit locus protein 4; amino-acid sequence: MSQRIHLNPNRGQAPFNQGYTPDPIATPGSRSTGPRSENEIVAQIQEVSSKIEDAIEQYTQPIRPYIPALARFLIVVTFLEDALRILTQWSDQLWYIQKHRGIPWGLAHLFLLINVIAMVAGSYGVIAKRFPEFAVLALLGVVVLQGLGYGLLFDLSFFLRNLSVIGGLLMVLSDSLQSKKKLFAGLPSISENDRRKYFQLAGRVLLVFLFIGFIVQGNWTTARVIVSIFGFIACVMVAVGFKAKWSASFLVTLLSVFNVLINNFWSVHSAHPQRDFLKYDFFQTLSIVGGLLLLVNMGPGGFSVDEKKKVY
- the ARP6_1 gene encoding Actin-like protein ARP6 yields the protein MAQQGPVLIFDNGAYTIKAGISGVDEEPRFFPNSIVRSRADKRLFVSDDIENCRDLSGAVFRRPFERGMLVSWDAEKMIWDHIFSSSAMDVGELMRVPTDIQIKPPETSLLVTEPYFNLPNIAETYDQMVFEEWEFSSYYRCTPASLIPYGGLFSNEADIPPECMIVVDVGYSFTHIVPIRGADVLWDHVKRIDVGGKLLTNHLKHLISFRQWNMLDQTYVVNSVREACSYVSMDWRGDLEKCKRSPRANPIVQEYVLPDFSAKSLSRTGYIRSGPNAVAPPEGAEEADGSDKPKRATGDEEEQVLWMENERFAGNELLFHPSDIGLNQTGLPETIAYVISTLPPDIQGMFWANIGIIGGLGNVEALGERLERDLRALCPIDYELGIYEVYEPTSAAYQAAVALTSNDVYLSSYAVTRAEYQEHGSSICRRKFGGPAYNVDPPGFTRDGGEPVDEHEQELRYALGLDSIKGKGSKRRNEDQEVTSGNWGGRRRRAQEGAGLLGGRGR